The Prochlorococcus sp. MIT 0603 DNA window TTGACTTGGGTGGCTATGCAAACCATCTCCACCATTGAGGATTGCGACTTTTTTGTCTTTTTGATCTAAATACTTTGCTAATTGTTCAGGGACTCCAGTGCAGCTATGGCGAACAATAAGGACATCTGCCCCCATTGCGACATAAGTCATTGCGGTATCTAGAGGCGTTTCGCCCTTGGATATTGAACTGGTTGAAGGGGTAAAAGATTGAACATCTGCTGAAAGGCGCTTTGCAGCAAGCTCAAAACTGCTTCTAGTCCTTGTACTTGGCTCAAAAAATAAAGTTGTTATTAGACGTCCTTGAAGAGCAGGCAATTTTCTTGCTCCAGATTTGGGCAGTTTTTTGAAACGATTAGCAAGTTGTATGACATTTTGGTAGTCCTCAAAAGAAAAAGAGGATAAGTCAATGATGTGCTTATGATTCCAATTGCTCATGGAAGCTCGTCAAAACTTGGTTTCCATGATTGCAAAGATGAAGGAGACCTATCACCTTTTGCTCGTTTGCTAATGCTTCGACTGTTTTTTAAATACCAGCGCCATGGTAAATCTTTTGCTTTTGAAATACCTATTCTTGTTGTTTGAATAATTGAGTTCATATTTGTGGGAGCTGATCGACCTTTGCTAATCCATAAACCATTCTCTATTGAAATTTGTGAATTGTCATGACTTCTGTTTAATCCAAACTTATTTGCTAATAATCCAGGGCCTGATGCAATACGTTCGTTTTCATTTGGCAAAGCTATTGCTCTAAGAAGAACGCCATTAGCATAATTGGCCTTATAAGTAACAATATTGACGCAATAATATGTTCCATAAGTTAGATAAACATATAAACGTCCGGGTTCTCCAAAAAGAGTTTTATTTTTAGTTGTTTTACTTTTGTAACCATGGCATCCAGGCTCAGATTCCGAATAAGCTTCTGTCTCAACAATTACTCCCCAAAGTAATTTTTTATTGGATTGACGTTTTATTAGTAAGCATCCAATTAAATCAGGTGCGACCAGCTCAGCAGGGCGCGCAAAAAAGGCAACTGGTAGAGATGAATTAGTTATTTGATTTCAAAGATAATGAACAAAAAATAATATTTTTATAATATATTTGATACAATTATAAGCTGTTCCTAGCTCAAGTATCAATAAATATTTAATGTAAGAAATGTCTGGAAAAAACGAAACAAGCCAACAATCTTCATCTGTTAATAAGTCTTCTAAGCGGCTAGATCTTTGTACATGGACAGAGGTTGAAGAGTACCTTAAGCAATGCAAAGGAATCATTGTTCCCATTGGATCAACAGAACAGCATGGACCTACTGGAGCAATAGGTACTGATGCTCTAACAGCAAATGCTGTAGCCCTTCAGGTAGCAGATAGAACAGGGGTCTTAGTAACACCTACTCAACCATATGGAATGGCAGAGCATCATTTAGGCTTCCCTGGAACCATGAGCCTAAGACCAGCAACTTTGCTTGCGGTAATTCATG harbors:
- a CDS encoding DNA-3-methyladenine glycosylase — its product is MTNSSLPVAFFARPAELVAPDLIGCLLIKRQSNKKLLWGVIVETEAYSESEPGCHGYKSKTTKNKTLFGEPGRLYVYLTYGTYYCVNIVTYKANYANGVLLRAIALPNENERIASGPGLLANKFGLNRSHDNSQISIENGLWISKGRSAPTNMNSIIQTTRIGISKAKDLPWRWYLKNSRSISKRAKGDRSPSSLQSWKPSFDELP